In Candidatus Desulfofervidus auxilii, one genomic interval encodes:
- a CDS encoding uracil-DNA glycosylase, whose protein sequence is MKEVLEELKIYLSWLKEMGINSVYLLPEQRKMLEKLSSKQQLLQEIKIELGDCKRCELWKTRHKIVFGEGPAEAKVVLVGEAPGHEEDLQGKPFVGAAGELLTKMLKAIGLSREEIYITNVVKCRPPHNRNPKLQEIEQCKSFLIRQLNIIKPSVICTLGSIATHTLLQKDIPISHLRGRVHLWQGIKLIPTFHPAYLLRNPGSKKLAWEDLKLLKKVLEKSI, encoded by the coding sequence ATGAAAGAGGTATTAGAGGAGTTAAAAATATATCTTTCTTGGTTAAAAGAAATGGGTATTAATTCAGTTTATCTTTTACCTGAGCAAAGAAAAATGTTGGAGAAATTAAGTTCAAAACAACAATTATTGCAAGAAATAAAAATAGAATTAGGTGATTGTAAAAGATGTGAATTATGGAAAACCCGCCATAAGATTGTCTTTGGTGAAGGCCCAGCTGAGGCCAAAGTAGTATTAGTGGGTGAGGCCCCGGGACATGAAGAAGACTTACAGGGAAAACCCTTTGTAGGTGCAGCTGGAGAACTTTTAACTAAAATGTTAAAAGCCATAGGACTCTCCAGAGAAGAGATTTATATTACTAATGTGGTCAAGTGCCGTCCACCTCATAATCGCAATCCCAAATTGCAAGAAATAGAACAATGTAAGTCTTTTTTGATAAGACAATTAAATATTATAAAACCATCTGTTATCTGCACCTTAGGCAGTATTGCTACTCACACTCTTTTACAAAAAGATATTCCTATTTCGCATCTTAGAGGCAGAGTGCATTTATGGCAGGGAATTAAGCTCATTCCTACTTTTCACCCTGCTTACCTTTTACGCAATCCTGGAAGTAAAAAATTGGCTTGGGAGGACTTAAAATTATTAAAAAAAGTGCTAGAAAAGTCTATTTAG
- the coaBC gene encoding bifunctional phosphopantothenoylcysteine decarboxylase/phosphopantothenate--cysteine ligase CoaBC gives MNSLRGKQILLGVTGSIAVYRSLDLIRLLQAKGAEVKVIMTKGAQAFITPLTFSAISRNKVYTDIFQTYPEHPIIHLDLARWADALVISPASADILAKLAQGIADDLLTSTFLGCSRPVLIAPSMNPQMYAHPTVQANIAQLKKYGFHILASIQGKTACGDVGQGRLPPVENIVEAIESLFSKKDLTGYKVLITAGPTQEAIDPIRFLTNRSSGRMGFALAKTAYQRGAMVTLISGPTSLKPPYGVNFLSVTTTQDMLEAVLRHFPSVDVVVMAAAVMDFKPLYYPHKIKKREKLSLSLEKTPDILTILGKEKKHQYLVGFAAETQNLLPEAMKKLKSKNLDLIVANDVSGFEATTNKIVLIYKNGAYEKWPLMSKEDVAWRLWDRIKTFL, from the coding sequence ATGAATTCCCTTCGAGGAAAACAGATATTATTGGGGGTCACCGGTAGTATTGCTGTTTATCGAAGTCTGGATCTAATCCGTCTTCTCCAGGCAAAGGGGGCAGAAGTCAAAGTAATTATGACTAAAGGAGCACAGGCATTTATTACCCCGTTAACCTTTTCTGCTATAAGTAGAAATAAGGTATATACAGATATCTTTCAAACCTACCCTGAACATCCTATTATTCATTTAGATTTAGCCAGATGGGCTGATGCCTTGGTAATTTCTCCTGCTAGTGCAGATATTTTGGCAAAATTGGCCCAGGGGATAGCCGACGACCTTTTAACCAGTACTTTTTTGGGATGTTCAAGACCTGTCTTAATCGCTCCTTCTATGAATCCTCAAATGTATGCCCATCCTACTGTTCAGGCAAACATTGCACAGTTAAAAAAGTATGGTTTTCACATACTGGCCTCTATTCAGGGAAAAACAGCCTGTGGGGATGTGGGGCAAGGAAGATTACCTCCCGTTGAAAACATTGTGGAAGCAATAGAATCCCTTTTTTCCAAAAAAGATTTAACAGGCTATAAGGTATTAATTACTGCTGGTCCTACCCAAGAAGCCATTGACCCCATCCGATTTCTTACTAACCGCTCCTCTGGTCGCATGGGTTTCGCCTTAGCCAAGACAGCTTACCAGAGAGGAGCAATGGTAACTTTAATTAGTGGGCCTACCTCTCTAAAGCCTCCTTATGGAGTAAATTTTTTATCTGTCACTACCACTCAAGACATGCTAGAGGCAGTGTTGAGGCATTTTCCTTCTGTGGATGTAGTAGTTATGGCGGCAGCAGTGATGGATTTTAAACCTCTTTATTATCCACATAAAATTAAAAAAAGAGAAAAATTAAGTCTATCTTTAGAAAAAACACCAGATATCTTAACTATTTTAGGAAAAGAAAAAAAACATCAATATTTAGTAGGATTTGCGGCTGAGACCCAGAATTTATTACCAGAGGCCATGAAAAAACTTAAGAGTAAAAATTTAGACCTGATAGTGGCTAATGATGTTTCTGGTTTTGAGGCAACTACCAATAAAATTGTGTTAATCTATAAAAATGGTGCATATGAAAAATGGCCACTAATGTCTAAAGAAGATGTAGCTTGGCGTTTATGGGATAGGATTAAAACATTTTTATGA
- a CDS encoding cation transporting ATPase C-terminal domain-containing protein, producing the protein MPLVAVQLLWLKLVTNGIQDVALAFEKGKAGVMSRLTRRPEEGIFNKIMVQETFIAGATMGLIAFGAWYWLLKEGKDVSAARNMMPFPTHHICTS; encoded by the coding sequence ATTCCTTTAGTAGCAGTGCAACTGCTTTGGCTTAAGCTAGTGACAAATGGCATCCAAGATGTGGCGTTGGCCTTTGAAAAGGGAAAAGCAGGCGTAATGAGTCGTTTAACCCGCCGTCCGGAAGAAGGTATTTTTAACAAAATAATGGTGCAGGAAACTTTTATTGCAGGAGCTACCATGGGGCTAATTGCCTTTGGGGCTTGGTATTGGTTATTAAAAGAGGGAAAGGATGTATCTGCAGCCCGAAATATGATGCCTTTTCCAACTCATCATATATGCACCAGTTAA
- a CDS encoding heavy metal translocating P-type ATPase, whose product MKNKLQRVSTLTKYKNGKQEIISIILASILFIFGMIFKTKLHYTLYSLAEYFIFLSAYFLSGWDILTKAGRNIIKGKIFDENFLLGVATIGAISIHELPEAVGVMLFFKIGEFFQNMAVARSRQSIKALLEIRPDYANLKIGEEIKKVSPEKVKVGDIIVVKPGEKIPLDGEIIIGSSQVDTSALTGEPIPKEVEIGDIVLAGMINKTETLAIKVTKGFSESSVSKILNLVEKARSRKAETEKFITKFAKYYTPVVVFGALAVALVPPLITGASFSEWIYRALVLLVISCPCALVISIPLGYFGGIGGAAQRGILVKGANFLDTLTMVKTVVFDKTGTLTKGVFRVVQIVPKSGFTKEKLLQLAALAESQSNHPIALSILEVYSKKINPLEVQNYKEVAGHGIKAIVKNQIILAGSDALLHREGIKHDICDVEGTVVHVAVDGIYAGYIIIADELKEDALEAIQTLRKLGIRKIIMLTGDNKRVAKTVAKKLALDAYLAELLPEEKVNAIEKLIREAEKGEKISFVGDGINDAPVIARADVGIAMGAMGSDAAIEIADIVIMTDAPSKVAEAIRIARKTHKIVWENISFAFIVKGVFIGLGVIGMATMWEAVFADVGVALMAIFNAARVLR is encoded by the coding sequence GTGAAAAATAAATTACAAAGAGTCTCCACTCTTACCAAGTATAAAAATGGAAAACAAGAAATTATTTCTATAATACTTGCATCAATTCTCTTCATCTTTGGAATGATTTTTAAAACCAAACTCCACTATACGCTTTATTCCCTGGCCGAATATTTTATTTTTCTCTCTGCTTACTTTTTAAGCGGATGGGACATTTTAACTAAAGCAGGGCGAAATATTATTAAAGGAAAGATATTTGATGAAAATTTTTTGTTGGGAGTAGCTACTATAGGTGCAATTTCTATCCATGAATTGCCTGAAGCAGTGGGAGTGATGTTATTTTTTAAAATAGGTGAATTTTTTCAAAACATGGCTGTGGCTCGATCAAGACAATCTATCAAGGCCCTTTTAGAAATACGCCCTGATTATGCCAATTTGAAGATTGGTGAAGAGATAAAGAAAGTATCCCCAGAAAAAGTAAAGGTGGGAGATATTATTGTTGTCAAACCAGGAGAAAAAATCCCCTTAGATGGAGAAATTATTATAGGAAGTTCACAGGTTGATACATCTGCCTTAACCGGTGAGCCGATTCCTAAAGAAGTTGAAATCGGAGATATAGTTTTAGCGGGTATGATTAACAAAACAGAGACACTTGCCATTAAAGTAACAAAAGGCTTTAGTGAATCTTCCGTCTCCAAGATTTTGAATCTAGTAGAAAAGGCAAGGAGTAGAAAGGCAGAAACAGAAAAGTTTATTACAAAATTTGCTAAATATTATACACCTGTAGTAGTTTTTGGAGCATTGGCTGTGGCTCTAGTTCCACCTCTGATTACTGGAGCAAGCTTTTCAGAATGGATTTACCGAGCCTTGGTTTTGCTTGTTATCTCGTGTCCTTGTGCATTGGTTATCAGTATCCCCTTAGGCTACTTTGGAGGTATTGGGGGTGCTGCTCAGCGAGGGATTTTAGTAAAGGGTGCTAACTTTTTGGACACCCTCACGATGGTGAAAACCGTTGTCTTTGATAAAACAGGCACTTTGACCAAGGGTGTGTTTAGAGTAGTGCAAATTGTTCCTAAAAGCGGTTTTACTAAAGAAAAACTTCTTCAATTGGCTGCCCTGGCTGAGTCTCAATCTAATCATCCCATTGCTCTATCCATTTTGGAGGTCTACAGTAAAAAAATTAATCCTTTAGAAGTGCAAAATTATAAGGAAGTCGCAGGCCATGGCATAAAGGCAATAGTGAAAAATCAAATCATTTTGGCAGGGAGTGATGCTTTACTTCACCGAGAAGGGATTAAACATGATATTTGTGATGTAGAAGGCACCGTTGTTCACGTTGCTGTAGATGGTATTTATGCAGGGTATATCATCATTGCAGATGAACTTAAGGAAGATGCATTAGAGGCTATTCAAACCTTAAGGAAGTTAGGAATAAGAAAAATCATAATGCTAACGGGAGATAATAAAAGGGTGGCCAAAACAGTAGCGAAGAAACTTGCTTTAGATGCCTATTTAGCTGAATTACTACCGGAAGAAAAGGTAAACGCCATTGAAAAATTAATCAGGGAAGCAGAAAAGGGAGAAAAGATTTCATTTGTGGGTGATGGGATAAATGATGCTCCAGTAATTGCTAGGGCCGATGTGGGCATAGCTATGGGAGCAATGGGTTCTGATGCAGCGATAGAAATTGCAGATATAGTTATTATGACTGACGCACCTTCAAAGGTGGCTGAGGCAATAAGAATAGCTAGAAAAACTCATAAAATTGTCTGGGAAAACATTAGTTTTGCTTTTATTGTTAAAGGCGTCTTTATTGGTCTAGGCGTTATAGGAATGGCAACCATGTGGGAAGCTGTTTTTGCTGATGTAGGCGTGGCCCTCATGGCTATATTTAACGCCGCCAGAGTTTTGAGATAA
- a CDS encoding heavy-metal-associated domain-containing protein: protein MKTKIKVTGMSCEHCVKRVIKAIESIAGIKDVQVDLKSGEATFDKPETVSMEEIVKAIKEVGYGVEV, encoded by the coding sequence ATGAAAACAAAAATTAAGGTAACAGGAATGAGCTGTGAGCATTGTGTAAAACGGGTGATAAAAGCAATAGAAAGTATAGCGGGTATAAAAGATGTACAGGTTGATCTTAAATCAGGTGAAGCCACATTTGATAAGCCTGAGACCGTAAGCATGGAAGAGATTGTAAAGGCAATTAAGGAAGTAGGATATGGGGTAGAGGTGTAA
- a CDS encoding heavy metal translocating P-type ATPase, whose translation MNKKVELKIAGMTCAMCAKGIEASLLHFPGVIKAQVNLGTETAHIEYDTTKAKLEDLAKLIAELGYQVINEKVAVKIGGMTCVMCVKTIENALKKLDGIVDVNVNLSAEKAYITYNPKLVAIDDIKKAIEDAGYQYLGIEGKEDLEKLAHEKDLKKKKKQIIIGFSIGILLMFLMYVPVKLPLPMSYLMLIIATPAFIYISHPIFKAAWRALKNKTLNMDVMYSMGIGVAYGSSLLGTFKILPHKFLFYETAVFLATFLTMGRYLETKAKGKTSEAIKRLMGLQPKIATVIRNNKEIEIPIENVQIDEIIIVRPGEKIPVDGEVVAGESYVDESMISGEPIPVFKKKGDNAIGGTLNQNGVLRIKAKKIGQDTVLAQIIKLVEEAQGSRPPIQRLADKVVSYFIPAVLTVAIFAFILWYFFFGQTLLFALTCLISVLVVACPCALGLATPTAVTVGIGRGAELGILIKQGEALERSEKLTTIIFDKTGTLTKGKPEVTNIITLSADEHTLLEWIASIEKNSEHPLAKAIVKRAKEKGIKLKEMEKFESFSGKGVVAKLKGKEILIGNRMLFAEKHISFPKEIEKKIEELEEHGKTVILCAIEKEIKGIIAIADTLKETTKEAIKELKNMKLKVAMITGDNIRTAQAIAQEIGIKRVLAEILPQDKAKEVKKLQEKGEIVAFVGDGINDAPALAQADVGIAIGSGTDVAIESGDIVLIKDDLIDAVGAVQLSKKVMSRIKQNLFWAFAYNTVLIPVAAGVLYPAFGITFKPELAGLAMAMSSVTVVSLSLLLKRYVPPVKRK comes from the coding sequence ATGAATAAAAAAGTAGAATTAAAAATTGCAGGTATGACTTGTGCGATGTGTGCTAAGGGAATTGAGGCTAGTCTTTTGCACTTTCCTGGTGTGATTAAGGCGCAGGTAAATCTAGGTACAGAAACAGCCCATATTGAATATGATACCACTAAGGCAAAACTTGAAGACTTAGCAAAACTCATTGCTGAACTAGGTTATCAGGTCATAAATGAAAAGGTGGCAGTAAAAATTGGGGGTATGACTTGTGTGATGTGCGTTAAGACCATTGAGAATGCTCTCAAAAAATTAGATGGGATTGTAGATGTAAATGTCAATTTAAGTGCTGAAAAAGCTTATATTACTTATAATCCTAAATTAGTAGCCATTGATGATATAAAAAAGGCCATTGAAGATGCTGGATATCAATATTTAGGGATAGAAGGAAAAGAAGATTTAGAAAAACTTGCCCACGAGAAAGATTTAAAGAAAAAAAAGAAACAGATTATTATTGGTTTTTCAATTGGCATTTTACTTATGTTTCTTATGTATGTTCCAGTCAAACTCCCTTTACCTATGTCTTATTTGATGTTGATTATAGCCACCCCAGCCTTTATTTATATTAGCCATCCTATCTTTAAAGCTGCCTGGCGAGCGCTTAAAAACAAAACTCTCAATATGGATGTTATGTACTCTATGGGTATAGGTGTAGCCTATGGTTCAAGTCTTTTAGGTACATTTAAAATACTCCCACATAAATTTCTTTTTTATGAAACAGCCGTCTTTCTTGCCACATTTCTCACAATGGGGCGGTATTTAGAGACAAAGGCAAAGGGAAAAACATCTGAGGCCATAAAAAGACTAATGGGTTTACAGCCAAAGATTGCCACGGTGATTCGTAATAATAAAGAAATAGAGATACCAATAGAAAATGTGCAAATAGATGAGATAATTATCGTTAGACCAGGAGAAAAAATTCCTGTAGATGGTGAGGTGGTTGCAGGAGAAAGTTATGTAGATGAGTCTATGATTAGTGGTGAACCTATTCCTGTTTTTAAAAAGAAAGGAGATAATGCAATAGGGGGCACCTTAAATCAAAATGGTGTGCTTAGAATAAAGGCAAAAAAAATTGGACAAGATACAGTACTTGCACAGATTATAAAACTGGTAGAAGAAGCACAGGGGTCAAGACCTCCTATTCAGAGACTAGCAGATAAGGTAGTAAGCTATTTTATCCCTGCAGTTTTAACCGTAGCCATATTTGCTTTTATTTTGTGGTATTTTTTCTTTGGCCAAACACTGCTTTTTGCCCTTACTTGTCTTATCTCTGTTTTGGTTGTAGCCTGCCCTTGTGCCCTAGGATTAGCAACACCTACTGCAGTCACTGTAGGCATTGGCAGAGGGGCAGAGCTTGGTATTCTCATTAAACAGGGCGAGGCCTTAGAACGTAGTGAAAAGTTAACCACCATCATCTTTGATAAGACTGGTACTCTAACCAAGGGAAAACCAGAAGTAACAAATATTATTACTCTTAGCGCTGATGAACATACTTTGCTTGAATGGATAGCAAGTATAGAAAAAAATTCAGAACATCCTCTGGCTAAAGCCATTGTAAAAAGGGCCAAAGAAAAAGGAATTAAGTTAAAGGAAATGGAAAAATTCGAAAGTTTCAGTGGTAAAGGTGTGGTGGCAAAATTAAAAGGAAAAGAAATTCTTATTGGCAATAGGATGCTTTTTGCTGAAAAGCATATTTCTTTTCCCAAAGAAATAGAGAAAAAAATAGAGGAACTTGAAGAACATGGCAAAACAGTCATCCTCTGTGCTATAGAAAAAGAGATAAAAGGTATTATTGCTATTGCTGACACATTAAAAGAAACCACAAAAGAGGCCATCAAAGAATTAAAGAATATGAAACTTAAAGTGGCTATGATTACAGGAGATAATATAAGGACAGCCCAGGCTATTGCTCAAGAAATTGGAATTAAAAGAGTATTAGCAGAAATCTTACCACAAGATAAAGCAAAGGAAGTCAAAAAATTGCAAGAAAAAGGAGAAATAGTTGCCTTTGTGGGCGATGGGATCAACGATGCACCAGCCTTAGCACAGGCGGATGTAGGCATTGCCATTGGTAGTGGCACAGATGTGGCCATAGAAAGTGGTGATATTGTGCTTATAAAAGATGACCTCATAGATGCAGTAGGGGCAGTGCAATTAAGCAAAAAGGTTATGAGTAGGATAAAGCAAAATTTGTTTTGGGCTTTTGCTTATAATACAGTGTTAATACCTGTGGCAGCGGGTGTGTTATATCCTGCTTTTGGAATTACTTTCAAACCAGAATTGGCTGGCCTGGCTATGGCAATGAGTTCAGTGACGGTAGTAAGTCTTTCGCTATTGTTGAAACGGTATGTGCCACCGGTAAAAAGGAAATAA
- a CDS encoding MlaE family ABC transporter permease, with the protein MYKNLISFIFHSLKAIFERPFFFSQLWRQIYIIGADALLLISTAALAVGFVLALQTGVTLQRFGAQKYLAAIVGLSMVRELGPVLTALLVASRSGSGITAEIGAMKVTQQIDALRVSAIPPLNYLVVPKLLACIVCLPLLTVIADVVGVIGGGILAVVMEMSTAGWYAKITAQFIEFADFFPGLIKASFFGFLIASISAYFGFNTQRGTQSVGKATTTAVVTSSLAILISDVILTRILLIFFS; encoded by the coding sequence ATGTATAAAAACCTCATTTCTTTCATTTTCCACAGTTTAAAGGCTATATTTGAAAGACCATTTTTCTTTTCCCAACTCTGGAGACAAATTTACATCATTGGTGCTGATGCCCTACTTTTAATTTCTACGGCAGCCTTAGCAGTAGGTTTTGTTCTTGCCTTACAAACTGGTGTTACCCTACAACGTTTTGGGGCCCAAAAATACCTAGCAGCTATTGTGGGACTTTCCATGGTAAGAGAATTGGGACCCGTTCTTACTGCCCTCTTGGTGGCCAGTCGATCAGGCTCAGGTATCACGGCGGAAATAGGAGCCATGAAAGTCACACAACAAATTGATGCCTTAAGGGTAAGTGCTATTCCCCCTTTGAATTATTTAGTAGTTCCCAAGTTATTGGCCTGTATCGTTTGTCTTCCTTTACTCACCGTAATTGCTGATGTAGTAGGTGTTATCGGTGGAGGGATCCTAGCAGTAGTTATGGAAATGAGCACTGCTGGCTGGTATGCAAAAATAACGGCTCAATTTATAGAATTTGCTGATTTCTTCCCAGGCTTGATCAAAGCTAGTTTCTTTGGTTTTTTAATTGCCAGCATTTCAGCTTATTTTGGTTTCAATACCCAACGGGGAACCCAAAGTGTGGGAAAGGCAACCACTACGGCGGTAGTCACATCTTCTTTGGCTATTTTGATTTCTGATGTAATTTTGACCCGAATTTTATTAATTTTCTTTTCTTAG
- the mgtE gene encoding magnesium transporter: MPRFSREHSLEYTQLKKNLRKWLRKRDYKSILKFLTKLHPADISELIDNLPEDEEKAQLFSLLDLETASDVMADLSEGSRRAILKDITHDHLTDIVKDLPSDEAADILGVLPKERVERILAAIPPQDSAEVKSLLKYHKETAGGLMQAEVWALPANMTVEDAIEQLRTLAQETEEEFHNIFVINGEKKLLGTVSINKLILSSPEKKLSELMEKPKGVIFVDEDQEEVARKFQKYNLVSAPVVDHNGVLLGRITIDDIVDVIEEETSEDFYRLAGTDVEEIVYGDNIGKIARIRLPWLLTNLFGGLLTGYLMWLFKHTITDAIALIAFIPVITGMGGNLGLQSSTISVRGLAIGKITLHNFKHHLFKEIKVALVVATVCGSTVGIIAFLWHKQPTLGLMVGLAMFCAMSMAVLMGTIMPILLRKLGVDPAVASGPFVTTANDITGILIYMTIATLLLNYLRG; the protein is encoded by the coding sequence ATGCCAAGATTTTCTAGAGAGCATAGTTTAGAATATACCCAACTTAAAAAAAATTTAAGGAAATGGCTGAGAAAAAGAGATTATAAATCTATCCTGAAATTTTTAACTAAGCTTCATCCCGCAGATATTTCTGAATTAATAGATAACCTACCTGAAGATGAAGAAAAAGCACAGCTTTTTTCTTTATTAGACCTAGAAACAGCCTCTGATGTTATGGCAGACCTCTCAGAGGGTTCTAGAAGGGCAATCTTAAAGGACATTACCCATGACCACCTCACAGACATTGTGAAGGACCTCCCTTCAGATGAAGCTGCGGATATCTTAGGGGTTTTACCCAAAGAAAGGGTAGAGAGGATTCTGGCGGCTATACCCCCACAGGATTCTGCTGAAGTAAAGTCTCTCCTTAAGTATCATAAGGAAACCGCTGGTGGCTTGATGCAGGCCGAAGTGTGGGCGCTGCCAGCAAATATGACAGTAGAAGATGCCATAGAGCAGTTACGGACCTTGGCCCAGGAAACAGAAGAAGAATTTCACAATATTTTTGTCATTAATGGAGAGAAAAAATTGTTGGGAACGGTGTCTATTAATAAACTCATCCTTTCTTCTCCTGAAAAAAAACTATCAGAGTTAATGGAAAAACCGAAAGGCGTTATTTTTGTAGATGAAGACCAAGAAGAAGTGGCCAGAAAATTTCAAAAATACAATTTGGTTTCTGCCCCGGTAGTTGACCATAATGGTGTTTTATTAGGAAGGATTACCATTGACGATATTGTTGATGTAATTGAAGAAGAGACCTCTGAAGACTTTTATCGCTTAGCTGGAACAGATGTAGAAGAAATTGTTTATGGGGATAATATAGGCAAAATTGCCCGTATTAGACTTCCTTGGTTACTGACAAATCTTTTTGGGGGATTACTTACTGGTTACCTCATGTGGTTGTTTAAACACACCATAACCGATGCCATTGCTCTGATTGCCTTTATCCCGGTAATTACAGGTATGGGTGGCAATCTTGGGTTGCAGTCTTCTACCATTTCTGTCCGGGGTTTAGCTATAGGAAAAATTACCTTGCATAATTTTAAACATCACCTTTTTAAAGAAATAAAAGTAGCTTTGGTAGTGGCCACAGTATGTGGAAGCACAGTAGGAATAATCGCTTTTTTATGGCATAAACAACCTACATTGGGCTTGATGGTGGGATTAGCTATGTTTTGTGCCATGAGCATGGCAGTATTAATGGGAACAATTATGCCTATTCTGTTACGAAAGTTAGGCGTGGACCCCGCCGTGGCTTCTGGTCCATTTGTAACCACTGCTAATGATATAACAGGTATTCTTATTTATATGACAATCGCTACCTTGCTTTTAAACTATCTTAGAGGTTAA
- the serS gene encoding serine--tRNA ligase translates to MLDLRFVRRNLEIIATSLKKRGSDLNVNEFLQLDQRRREILAKVETLRAKRNRVTSEIPQKKHAHEDITSLLQEAKTLSRQIEALDKELKEVERGIYDFLVNLPNIPHPSVPIGKDETENVVVKFWGEKPIFSFSPKPHWEIGEKLNILDFKRAAKISGSRFAVYRGGGAALERALINFMLDLHVQEHGYIEIFPPFLVNEKTMFGTGQLPKFKEDLFKIEGEDYYLIPTAEVPVTNLHQDEILQEAQLPIKYVAYSACFRAEAGSYGRDVRGIVRQHQFNKVELVEFTTPETSYQELEVLLNHAEEVLKRLGLHYRVVELCTGDLGFAAAKTYDIEVWFPGQGIYKEISSCSNFEDFQARRANIRYRCKGVKGTRLVHTLNASGLAIGRTVVAILETYQQPDGSVLIPPVLRPYLSGKEKIKG, encoded by the coding sequence GTGTTAGATTTAAGATTTGTGCGGAGAAATCTAGAAATTATCGCTACTTCTTTGAAAAAAAGGGGGAGTGATTTAAATGTTAATGAGTTTTTACAATTAGACCAAAGAAGAAGAGAAATTTTGGCCAAAGTGGAGACTCTGAGGGCTAAACGGAATCGAGTTACTAGTGAAATTCCTCAGAAGAAACACGCCCATGAAGATATTACTTCTCTCTTGCAGGAAGCCAAGACCCTCAGTAGGCAAATTGAGGCTTTAGATAAAGAATTAAAAGAAGTAGAAAGGGGGATTTATGATTTTTTGGTAAATCTTCCTAATATTCCTCACCCTTCTGTCCCTATAGGTAAAGATGAGACAGAAAATGTAGTAGTAAAATTTTGGGGAGAAAAACCTATTTTTTCTTTTTCTCCCAAACCTCATTGGGAAATTGGGGAAAAATTAAACATCCTAGACTTTAAACGAGCAGCTAAAATTTCTGGTTCTCGGTTTGCAGTTTATAGAGGGGGAGGGGCTGCCTTAGAACGTGCCCTTATTAATTTTATGCTGGATTTACATGTTCAAGAACATGGCTATATAGAAATTTTCCCCCCTTTTTTAGTGAATGAAAAGACTATGTTTGGAACAGGTCAGTTACCTAAATTTAAAGAAGATTTATTTAAGATAGAAGGAGAGGACTATTATCTCATTCCTACGGCTGAGGTGCCAGTGACCAATCTCCACCAAGATGAAATTTTGCAAGAGGCCCAGTTACCTATCAAATATGTAGCTTATTCGGCGTGTTTTAGAGCAGAAGCAGGCTCTTATGGTAGAGATGTAAGAGGTATTGTTAGACAACATCAATTTAACAAAGTAGAATTAGTGGAATTTACTACACCAGAAACTTCTTATCAGGAATTGGAGGTTCTTTTAAATCACGCTGAGGAGGTATTAAAAAGGTTGGGTCTCCATTACCGCGTGGTAGAATTGTGCACAGGGGATTTAGGTTTTGCCGCAGCTAAGACTTATGATATTGAAGTTTGGTTTCCAGGACAGGGTATTTATAAAGAAATTTCTTCTTGCAGTAATTTTGAAGATTTTCAAGCACGCCGCGCCAATATTCGCTACCGATGCAAAGGAGTTAAAGGCACAAGATTGGTGCATACCCTTAATGCCTCAGGTTTGGCTATTGGGAGAACAGTAGTAGCTATCTTAGAAACCTACCAACAACCAGATGGGAGCGTTTTAATTCCCCCAGTTTTGCGCCCTTATTTAAGTGGGAAAGAAAAGATTAAGGGTTGA